One Jeotgalibaca porci genomic region harbors:
- a CDS encoding VOC family protein, translating to MTEKDWKLGKVVLNVKDLEKMSEFYQKVIGLTVLDSHSENVVLGIEATKTPLVELVKVDPQGQKTLTAGLFHLALLLPTRQDLGEYLYYLLLNKFPLGGASDHGYSEALYFNDPEGNGIEIYVDKPKSVWDRREDGRIEGITIQMDAEGVLGTVEKPFAGMPVGTIMGHVHLTVHDLQGTEDFYTTLIPLGLKSDYSGQAKFFASGDYHHHLGSNTWAGKELPAPIAGQLGMAYYEWIVPSEAELTALVERLDEKNYPYTQENGTVIVKDNSGIEMRVVVG from the coding sequence ATGACAGAAAAAGATTGGAAATTAGGCAAAGTAGTTCTAAACGTTAAAGATTTAGAAAAAATGAGTGAGTTCTACCAAAAAGTTATTGGTTTAACTGTTCTCGATTCACATTCAGAAAATGTAGTATTAGGAATCGAAGCAACAAAAACACCGTTGGTAGAGTTGGTTAAAGTGGATCCGCAAGGACAGAAAACATTGACAGCGGGTCTGTTCCACTTGGCACTTCTATTACCAACAAGACAAGATTTGGGAGAGTATTTATACTACTTGCTCCTAAATAAATTCCCTCTTGGTGGTGCAAGCGACCACGGTTACAGTGAAGCACTGTACTTTAACGACCCAGAAGGAAATGGAATTGAAATCTATGTCGATAAGCCAAAATCTGTTTGGGACCGTCGTGAAGATGGCCGTATCGAAGGTATTACCATTCAAATGGATGCAGAGGGTGTTCTAGGAACTGTTGAGAAGCCATTTGCGGGTATGCCAGTAGGAACAATCATGGGTCACGTCCACTTGACTGTCCATGATTTACAAGGAACAGAAGACTTCTATACAACGTTAATACCATTAGGATTAAAATCTGATTACTCAGGACAAGCGAAATTCTTTGCTTCAGGAGACTATCACCACCACCTAGGTTCAAATACATGGGCAGGTAAAGAATTACCAGCACCTATAGCGGGTCAGTTGGGTATGGCTTATTACGAATGGATAGTGCCAAGCGAAGCGGAACTGACTGCTTTAGTTGAGCGATTGGATGAAAAGAATTACCCATACACGCAAGAAAACGGCACTGTTATCGTAAAAGACAACAGCGGCATTGAAATGCGCGTAGTAGTTGGTTAG
- a CDS encoding metallophosphoesterase, which yields MKFGVLSDIHIDINERKLAPGQSYDSLLAEYLYHNEIDVLLLAGDISSDYRESLAFLDKMKNHRVSKILFVPGNHDYWSIRNKETDTNKINLLFNEREESLVANPFIVNDTYAVVGNPGWYDYGFASNKYTEEEFEAKKLRVGGWNDRLYVHWGKSDRDVSREMLAQIEKDMEKVADKRVVLMTHVVTHPQFIVPLPHRVYDYYNAFLGSRSYMTLYDKYPITKSVMGHVHFRKTLVEDAITYYCACLGNGRHWYTDDPVSELAYTIETFTL from the coding sequence TTGAAATTCGGGGTATTATCCGATATCCACATTGACATAAATGAGCGTAAACTTGCTCCGGGCCAATCCTATGATTCGTTGTTGGCAGAATACCTGTATCATAACGAAATCGATGTCTTACTGCTTGCAGGGGACATTAGCTCTGATTACAGAGAGTCACTCGCCTTTCTTGATAAAATGAAGAATCATCGTGTTTCTAAGATTCTCTTTGTACCAGGAAATCATGATTATTGGTCCATTCGAAATAAAGAGACCGATACGAACAAAATCAATCTCTTATTCAATGAACGCGAGGAATCACTCGTCGCAAATCCTTTTATTGTGAATGATACGTATGCTGTCGTAGGTAATCCTGGCTGGTATGATTATGGTTTTGCAAGTAACAAGTATACAGAAGAGGAGTTTGAAGCTAAGAAACTCCGGGTAGGTGGTTGGAATGACCGCTTGTACGTTCATTGGGGAAAGTCTGATCGAGACGTTTCCCGGGAAATGTTGGCTCAGATAGAAAAGGATATGGAAAAAGTGGCCGATAAACGCGTCGTCTTAATGACACATGTCGTGACGCATCCACAATTTATTGTCCCTCTCCCACATCGTGTCTATGATTATTACAACGCATTTTTGGGAAGTCGCAGCTATATGACGCTGTACGACAAATACCCCATAACAAAAAGCGTAATGGGACACGTTCACTTTAGGAAAACACTAGTAGAAGATGCTATCACTTATTATTGTGCCTGTTTAGGAAATGGGCGTCATTGGTATACAGATGATCCGGTATCAGAACTAGCTTATACAATAGAAACATTTACACTATAA
- the pflB gene encoding formate C-acetyltransferase: MEQWQGFKGKTWKTEVDVRDFIQQNYSAYEGDAEFLEGPTEATNELWAQVMDLTKQEMEAGGVLDMDTKVVSTITSHDAGYLNKDKEQIVGFQTEKPFKRSLQPFGGIRMSEQSAEAYGYEIDPEVSHIFRDYRKTHNQGVFDVYTPEMRNARSNKIITGLPDAYGRGRIIGDYRRVALYGVDFLMQEKLKDFAVLGNGTMSEDIIRLREEMSEQYRALKDLKELGNIYGFDISKPATTAKEAFQWLYLGYLAAVKQQNGAAMSLGRVSTFLDVYIQRDLENGTLTEKEAQEIVDHFVMKLRLVKFARTPDYNELFSGDPTWVTEAIGGMGEDGRTLVTKSSFRFLQTLKNMGTAPEPNLTVLWSTRLPEGFKRFCAHISIVTSSIQYENDDVMRPEWGDDYGIACCVSAMRIGKQMQFFGARANLAKSLLYAINGGVDEVTRKQVGPKYQPITSEYLDYDEVMEKFDMMNEWVAGMYINILNVIHYMHDKYSYEDLEMALHDTNVMRTMATGIAGFSVTIDSLSAIKHAKVKVIRDEHGIAVDFEIEGDYPKYGNNDDRADEIGVWLLKDFMSKVKKHKTYRDAKHTTSILTITSNVVYGKSTGATPDGRKAGVPFAPGANPQHGRDTHGALASLSSVAKIPYRYSLDGISNTFSIVPKALGREDEVQEENLSNMLDGYVRKGGHHLNVNVFNRETLMDAMEHPENYPQLTIRVSGYAVNFVKLTREQQMDVISRTMHESM; this comes from the coding sequence ATGGAACAATGGCAAGGTTTCAAAGGCAAGACTTGGAAAACAGAAGTTGACGTTCGCGATTTTATCCAACAAAACTACTCAGCGTATGAAGGCGATGCAGAATTCTTGGAAGGACCAACTGAAGCAACAAACGAACTTTGGGCTCAAGTAATGGACTTAACGAAACAAGAAATGGAAGCTGGCGGCGTACTTGATATGGATACGAAAGTCGTATCAACAATCACATCCCATGATGCAGGTTATTTGAATAAAGACAAAGAACAAATTGTTGGTTTCCAAACAGAAAAACCTTTCAAACGTTCATTGCAACCATTTGGCGGAATCCGTATGAGTGAGCAATCAGCAGAAGCTTACGGTTACGAAATCGATCCTGAAGTTTCCCATATTTTCCGTGACTACAGAAAAACACATAACCAAGGTGTATTTGACGTTTATACGCCAGAAATGCGTAACGCACGTTCAAACAAAATCATCACTGGTTTACCAGACGCATACGGACGTGGCCGGATTATCGGAGATTACCGTCGTGTTGCATTATACGGTGTCGATTTCCTAATGCAAGAAAAATTAAAAGACTTCGCAGTTCTTGGTAACGGCACAATGTCAGAAGATATTATCCGTTTACGTGAAGAAATGAGCGAGCAATATCGCGCATTGAAAGACTTGAAAGAATTAGGAAACATCTACGGATTTGATATTTCTAAACCAGCTACAACAGCTAAAGAAGCATTCCAATGGCTATACCTTGGTTACTTGGCTGCTGTTAAACAACAAAACGGTGCAGCAATGTCCCTAGGTCGTGTTTCTACATTCTTGGATGTTTATATCCAACGTGATTTAGAAAACGGTACGTTAACAGAAAAAGAAGCACAAGAAATCGTTGATCACTTTGTAATGAAACTACGTTTGGTTAAATTTGCTCGTACACCAGATTACAACGAACTATTCTCTGGAGACCCAACATGGGTAACAGAAGCAATCGGTGGTATGGGTGAAGACGGCCGTACGCTCGTAACTAAGAGCTCATTCCGTTTCCTACAAACATTGAAAAACATGGGAACTGCTCCTGAGCCAAACTTGACAGTACTATGGTCAACACGCTTGCCTGAAGGCTTCAAACGTTTCTGTGCACACATTTCCATCGTTACAAGCTCAATCCAATACGAAAACGATGATGTAATGCGTCCAGAGTGGGGCGATGACTACGGAATCGCTTGTTGTGTATCTGCAATGCGTATCGGTAAACAAATGCAATTCTTCGGAGCGCGTGCGAACTTGGCTAAATCATTGTTGTATGCAATCAACGGTGGTGTGGACGAAGTTACAAGAAAACAAGTTGGTCCTAAATACCAACCAATTACTTCTGAGTACTTAGACTATGACGAAGTAATGGAAAAATTCGATATGATGAACGAATGGGTTGCTGGTATGTATATCAACATCCTGAACGTTATCCACTATATGCATGATAAATACAGTTATGAAGATTTAGAAATGGCACTACATGATACAAATGTTATGCGTACAATGGCAACAGGTATTGCTGGCTTCTCTGTAACAATCGACTCTCTTTCAGCGATTAAACACGCAAAAGTTAAAGTAATCCGCGACGAACACGGAATTGCAGTAGACTTTGAAATCGAAGGCGATTATCCAAAATACGGTAATAACGATGACCGTGCGGATGAAATTGGAGTCTGGTTGTTGAAAGACTTCATGAGTAAAGTTAAAAAACACAAAACTTACCGTGATGCAAAACATACAACATCAATCCTAACAATTACTTCAAACGTTGTTTACGGTAAGAGTACGGGTGCTACACCAGACGGGCGTAAAGCAGGCGTACCATTCGCTCCAGGTGCTAACCCACAACATGGTCGCGATACACATGGTGCTTTAGCAAGTCTTTCTTCAGTAGCGAAGATTCCATACCGTTACTCATTAGATGGTATCTCAAACACATTCTCAATCGTACCAAAAGCTTTGGGACGTGAAGATGAAGTGCAAGAAGAAAACCTATCAAACATGTTAGACGGTTATGTACGTAAAGGTGGTCACCACTTGAACGTTAACGTATTCAACCGTGAAACACTTATGGATGCAATGGAGCACCCAGAGAACTACCCACAATTGACAATCCGTGTATCTGGATACGCAGTTAACTTTGTGAAATTGACGCGCGAACAACAAATGGATGTTATCAGCCGTACAATGCACGAAAGCATGTAA
- the ybaK gene encoding Cys-tRNA(Pro) deacylase, which translates to MAKKKINKTNAMRMVEQAKIPYKIHEYAWSENHLDAKSAVKNGEVPLERVFKTLVVVGNVTGPIVVCIPATAEINFKLLANASGNKRTELLPLEELEKTTGYIRGGTSPIGMKKQYPTFLAQEAQALETVIVSAGRRGLQVELKPTDLQALTQAKFIAVTMKSHSF; encoded by the coding sequence ATGGCAAAAAAGAAGATCAACAAAACAAATGCCATGCGGATGGTAGAACAGGCTAAAATTCCGTATAAGATTCATGAATATGCATGGAGTGAAAATCATTTGGATGCAAAGAGCGCGGTCAAAAATGGCGAAGTCCCTCTCGAGAGAGTATTCAAAACCTTGGTAGTAGTAGGAAACGTAACCGGGCCGATTGTCGTATGTATTCCAGCGACCGCTGAAATTAACTTTAAGTTATTAGCAAACGCCAGTGGAAATAAGCGGACTGAATTACTGCCGTTGGAAGAATTAGAGAAAACGACGGGTTACATTCGTGGCGGCACTTCTCCAATTGGAATGAAAAAACAGTATCCAACTTTTCTGGCACAAGAGGCTCAAGCGTTAGAGACGGTTATTGTTTCTGCGGGTAGAAGAGGGCTGCAAGTCGAACTGAAACCAACCGATTTGCAAGCCTTAACTCAAGCTAAATTTATCGCTGTGACAATGAAATCACATTCTTTTTAA
- a CDS encoding DMT family transporter, with protein MNNRIKGILLAAFGGSMWGVSGIFAQSLFTHYTVSSEWLVGIRLLFSGILILGYSFFVNKENILLPFYQRKTALKLVIFSLFGMIGVQYFFYKGIELGNASTATILQFAAPIFVYAYTVLAGEKKATLREIVLVLFTFFGVLLIVTNGDLKSMSISPLGLIFGIASALAVAFYSIQPRSLLAEFGPTVIVGWGMILGSIPFQFVAPITEPGFQLTWHSLILLLLIIVFGTSLSFISYFASLSYITPSLASIMTALEPLLAAVLSVVVFKQIFGFFEILGIFIVMIAVLLLASTKEEAYVEMVNEQI; from the coding sequence TTGAATAATCGTATTAAAGGTATTTTATTGGCTGCTTTTGGAGGCAGCATGTGGGGCGTATCAGGTATTTTCGCTCAGTCACTATTTACTCATTATACCGTTTCTTCGGAATGGTTAGTTGGTATCCGTCTTTTATTTTCTGGTATATTAATCTTAGGTTACAGCTTTTTTGTTAATAAAGAAAACATTTTACTGCCATTTTATCAGCGGAAAACCGCTTTAAAGTTAGTTATCTTCTCCCTTTTTGGGATGATCGGCGTTCAATATTTCTTCTATAAAGGGATTGAGTTGGGTAATGCATCCACCGCTACCATCCTGCAATTCGCTGCCCCAATCTTTGTCTATGCCTATACGGTCTTAGCAGGAGAAAAGAAAGCAACGCTTAGAGAAATCGTCTTGGTCCTGTTTACTTTCTTCGGAGTGTTGTTAATTGTCACAAACGGCGATCTGAAGAGCATGAGTATTTCTCCGTTGGGATTAATCTTTGGTATTGCTTCTGCATTGGCTGTCGCATTCTATTCCATTCAGCCGCGTTCCTTGCTGGCGGAATTTGGTCCAACCGTTATTGTCGGTTGGGGAATGATACTGGGAAGCATCCCGTTTCAGTTTGTCGCACCAATTACAGAACCAGGCTTCCAATTGACGTGGCATAGTTTGATTCTATTGCTGTTAATTATTGTCTTTGGGACATCATTAAGTTTCATCTCTTACTTTGCAAGCTTGAGCTATATTACACCATCCCTGGCAAGTATTATGACGGCACTTGAACCTTTATTGGCAGCCGTATTGTCGGTGGTTGTTTTCAAACAAATTTTTGGCTTTTTCGAAATACTGGGCATTTTCATCGTCATGATTGCCGTTCTTCTCTTGGCATCTACCAAAGAGGAAGCATACGTGGAAATGGTCAACGAACAAATATAG
- a CDS encoding manganese-dependent inorganic pyrophosphatase, translating into MEKLLVFGHQNPDTDAITSAISFAHYLNESGVEAEAVAFEGPSEETAFALNHFNWEAPRVVNTVSNEVSAVALVDHNEFQQSATDITNVEIKYVIDHHRISNFETANPLYYRSEPVGCTNTVIYKMYQEKGIEIPAQIAGLMLSAIISDTLLFKSPTCTPEDVAVAKELAAIADVDVAEYGMDMLKAGTNLDSKSSEELLDLDAKSFPMGDKSVRIGQVNTVDIQDVLKRQEELVSLMTAENAAENYDLFVLMITNIVESDSTLLVVGNGADKAETAFNVTFENQTAFLEGVVSRKKQIVPQLTEAYTK; encoded by the coding sequence ATGGAAAAATTATTAGTTTTTGGTCATCAAAATCCGGACACAGATGCGATTACATCTGCAATATCATTTGCTCACTACTTGAATGAAAGTGGCGTTGAAGCTGAGGCTGTTGCATTCGAAGGACCAAGTGAAGAAACAGCATTTGCTTTGAATCATTTTAACTGGGAAGCACCGCGTGTTGTAAATACGGTGTCGAATGAAGTTTCAGCAGTAGCGTTGGTAGACCATAACGAATTCCAACAAAGTGCAACGGATATTACAAACGTTGAGATTAAATACGTTATTGATCACCACCGTATCTCTAACTTCGAAACTGCGAACCCATTATACTACCGCAGTGAACCGGTTGGTTGTACTAACACGGTTATCTACAAAATGTATCAAGAAAAAGGAATCGAAATTCCAGCACAAATTGCTGGTTTGATGCTTTCTGCTATTATTTCTGATACTTTGTTATTCAAATCTCCTACCTGTACGCCGGAAGATGTTGCTGTAGCTAAAGAATTGGCTGCTATTGCAGATGTTGATGTGGCTGAGTATGGTATGGATATGTTGAAAGCTGGGACGAACCTTGATAGTAAATCAAGCGAAGAATTACTGGATTTGGATGCGAAGTCATTCCCAATGGGTGATAAGTCCGTCCGCATTGGTCAAGTAAATACAGTCGATATTCAAGATGTCCTAAAACGTCAAGAAGAGTTAGTAAGCTTAATGACAGCAGAAAATGCAGCAGAGAATTATGATTTATTTGTTTTGATGATTACGAACATCGTTGAGAGCGACTCAACGCTTCTTGTTGTTGGAAATGGCGCAGACAAAGCTGAGACAGCATTTAATGTTACGTTCGAAAATCAAACAGCATTCCTAGAAGGTGTTGTTTCACGTAAAAAACAAATCGTCCCACAATTAACTGAGGCATACACGAAATAA
- the pflA gene encoding pyruvate formate-lyase-activating protein → MTNPMTGFVHSTESFGSVDGPGIRFIVFMQGCRMRCEFCHNPDTWNIGGGNEMTTDEVLDMALQYREFWGEKGGITVSGGEPLLQIDFIIELFTKAKALGVNTALDTCGQPFTRDEPFFGRFEALMEVTDLILMDIKHIDDLGHKKLTMWSNKSILEMTEYLSEIGKPAWIRHVLVPERSDYDEYLIRLGDYIATLKNVQKVEILPYHKMGVYKYEALGIPYKLEGIESPTHERVMNARKLLRCDEYNGYLNV, encoded by the coding sequence ATGACTAACCCAATGACAGGTTTTGTACACTCAACTGAGAGTTTTGGTTCCGTGGATGGACCTGGTATTCGTTTTATTGTATTTATGCAGGGGTGTCGTATGCGTTGCGAATTCTGTCATAACCCTGATACCTGGAATATTGGTGGCGGAAATGAAATGACAACAGACGAAGTTCTGGACATGGCTCTTCAATATCGCGAGTTCTGGGGAGAAAAGGGTGGGATTACCGTCAGCGGTGGTGAACCCTTACTTCAAATTGATTTTATTATTGAACTATTTACTAAAGCGAAAGCACTCGGTGTGAATACAGCCTTAGATACGTGTGGGCAACCTTTTACACGTGATGAGCCGTTTTTTGGAAGATTCGAAGCGTTAATGGAAGTAACTGATCTTATTCTGATGGATATTAAGCATATTGATGACCTTGGCCATAAGAAATTAACGATGTGGTCCAATAAGAGTATTTTGGAAATGACAGAATACTTATCTGAAATTGGAAAACCAGCTTGGATCCGTCACGTATTAGTACCGGAACGATCTGATTATGATGAATACCTAATCCGCCTGGGCGACTACATTGCAACCTTGAAGAATGTTCAAAAAGTCGAAATTCTGCCGTATCATAAGATGGGTGTCTACAAGTACGAAGCATTGGGAATTCCGTATAAATTAGAAGGTATCGAGTCGCCGACACACGAACGCGTTATGAATGCGCGTAAATTATTGCGCTGCGATGAATACAACGGTTATTTAAACGTTTAA
- a CDS encoding glycosyltransferase family 32 protein, translated as MIPKIIHYCWFGGNPLGEAEEKMMATWKKYCPDYQIMVWNEETFNIDEMGDYVKEAYEEEKWAFVSDVARLFALKEYGGIYMDTDVEVLKSFDPLLQQDGFMGFEIETTISTAVIAAKPHHPTFELLFSDYKNRHFKNPDGSLDEETNVDRITDILQEKGLELNNELQEVMNLTIYPRVYFSPKSYWTHEINDTNETYAIHHYSGSWL; from the coding sequence ATGATACCTAAAATCATTCATTATTGTTGGTTTGGTGGCAATCCACTCGGTGAAGCTGAAGAGAAAATGATGGCTACTTGGAAAAAATATTGTCCGGATTACCAGATAATGGTCTGGAATGAAGAAACCTTTAATATTGACGAAATGGGCGATTATGTAAAAGAAGCTTACGAGGAAGAGAAATGGGCTTTTGTGTCTGATGTGGCTCGTTTATTTGCCTTAAAAGAGTACGGTGGTATCTATATGGACACGGATGTCGAAGTACTAAAATCCTTTGATCCACTTCTGCAACAAGACGGCTTCATGGGCTTTGAGATTGAGACTACCATTTCAACAGCCGTAATCGCAGCCAAACCGCACCACCCGACATTTGAACTACTATTTTCTGATTATAAAAATCGGCATTTCAAGAATCCGGATGGGTCATTGGATGAAGAAACCAATGTCGACCGTATAACAGATATATTACAGGAAAAAGGCTTGGAGCTGAATAATGAGTTGCAAGAAGTCATGAACCTTACGATTTATCCCCGGGTTTATTTTTCTCCAAAAAGCTATTGGACACATGAAATTAATGACACCAACGAGACCTATGCCATTCACCATTATTCAGGTTCTTGGTTATAA
- a CDS encoding amino acid ABC transporter ATP-binding protein, which translates to MSEVLEIRNLSKKFGEREVLKDISFNVSKGQVICLIGSSGSGKSTLLRCLNLLEKPTTGEIDYRGTSILNPGMNLFQYRSKVGMVFQQFNLFNNLDVLTNCTTGQMNVMKTEKEEAKQRALSFLEEVGMAAYIHARPSQLSGGQKQRVAIARALAMEPDVLLFDEPTSALDPEMVGEVLRVMKQLADSGLTMVVVTHEMQFAREVADHVIFMDQGVIAEEGAPEQIFNNPKEDRTKVFLSRILEDGLQ; encoded by the coding sequence ATGAGTGAAGTTTTAGAAATACGTAACCTCAGCAAAAAATTTGGTGAACGTGAAGTATTAAAGGATATCAGCTTTAATGTTTCAAAAGGCCAAGTGATTTGTCTGATTGGCTCTTCCGGGTCCGGTAAATCAACCTTACTGCGTTGTTTGAATTTGCTTGAGAAACCAACGACGGGTGAAATTGATTATCGAGGTACAAGTATATTAAATCCGGGGATGAACCTATTTCAATACCGTTCCAAGGTTGGAATGGTTTTCCAGCAATTTAATCTCTTTAATAACTTGGATGTCCTGACAAACTGCACAACCGGTCAAATGAATGTCATGAAAACTGAGAAAGAGGAAGCCAAACAACGTGCTCTTTCTTTCCTAGAAGAAGTAGGTATGGCTGCTTACATCCATGCCCGTCCTTCTCAACTGTCAGGGGGACAAAAACAACGGGTCGCAATTGCGCGTGCCTTGGCAATGGAGCCGGATGTTTTATTATTTGACGAACCGACTTCCGCATTGGATCCAGAGATGGTAGGGGAAGTGCTTCGGGTTATGAAACAACTTGCGGACTCCGGATTAACAATGGTCGTTGTTACCCACGAAATGCAATTCGCCCGTGAAGTTGCCGACCATGTCATTTTTATGGACCAAGGTGTCATCGCTGAAGAAGGTGCACCGGAACAAATCTTTAATAATCCCAAAGAAGATAGGACAAAGGTTTTCTTAAGTCGTATTTTAGAAGATGGTCTCCAATAA
- a CDS encoding magnesium transporter CorA family protein: MKGYTIDDNQLYQETTDYHRAEWLHFESPSEEEINYLTHELGIPVDFVTDAFDYYEVPRQETVVTKTGEKVSLLLVLYPHTKYRFDAYREYETLPLSIIFVGKKMITVCSSNVPFLEKVISNDSTKQGTNHIFLDLLWELTNAYLDKIADIDRTIDDMERNIINTTKNEAFYKLIAIHKNLVYFETGIFENHKLFKRMHEKDIFAEDERGREFLHDIRVISNQASIMVKESTEMIDHLSEVFSSVISNNLNNIMKFLTSFSIVLTIPTIIGSFWGMNVDLPIDKSPWAFLIMLGISALISIIVFLWLKRKDYM; the protein is encoded by the coding sequence ATGAAGGGGTATACGATAGATGACAATCAGTTGTACCAGGAAACCACGGATTACCACAGAGCAGAGTGGTTACATTTTGAAAGTCCTTCTGAGGAAGAAATTAATTATTTAACCCATGAGTTAGGTATTCCAGTAGACTTTGTCACAGATGCATTTGATTACTATGAAGTCCCGCGCCAAGAGACAGTCGTAACGAAAACAGGTGAGAAGGTTTCCTTATTGTTGGTGTTGTATCCGCATACGAAATATAGGTTTGATGCCTATCGTGAGTACGAGACGCTTCCGCTTTCAATTATTTTTGTCGGTAAAAAAATGATTACGGTTTGCTCCAGTAATGTTCCATTTTTAGAAAAAGTCATTTCGAATGACTCAACCAAGCAGGGAACAAATCATATCTTTTTGGATTTATTATGGGAGTTGACGAATGCGTATCTCGACAAAATCGCTGATATTGATAGAACAATTGACGATATGGAACGGAACATTATTAATACAACCAAGAATGAAGCCTTTTACAAACTCATTGCGATTCACAAAAATTTAGTCTACTTTGAGACAGGTATTTTTGAAAATCATAAACTATTTAAGCGTATGCACGAAAAAGATATATTTGCGGAAGATGAAAGAGGGCGGGAATTTCTGCATGATATTCGCGTCATCTCCAACCAAGCATCGATAATGGTCAAAGAGTCGACCGAGATGATTGATCATTTAAGTGAAGTTTTCTCAAGCGTTATTTCGAATAATCTGAATAACATCATGAAATTTCTAACGTCATTCAGCATTGTCTTGACGATTCCTACCATTATTGGCTCATTCTGGGGAATGAACGTGGATTTGCCGATAGACAAGAGTCCTTGGGCGTTTCTGATTATGCTGGGGATTTCAGCTTTGATTAGTATTATTGTGTTTCTCTGGTTGAAACGGAAAGATTATATGTAA
- the nth gene encoding endonuclease III, whose amino-acid sequence MNSKEKSRDILEQIIAIYPDVKTILKYSNTFELLVAVMLSAQTTDIAVNKVTGALFERFPTPLAFAESSPEEIEPYIKSIGLYRNKAKHLYICANQLVRDFNSEVPSNRKDLESLAGVGRKTANVLLSVGFNIPAFPVDTHVSRVCKHHNIVPQNATPLEIEKIVTGILPEELWNQAHYSIIFFGRNICSPRNPKCDEYLH is encoded by the coding sequence ATGAATTCTAAGGAAAAATCTCGTGATATATTGGAGCAAATTATTGCTATTTATCCCGATGTAAAAACGATACTAAAATATTCAAATACCTTCGAGCTTTTAGTGGCTGTTATGTTGAGTGCACAAACGACCGACATTGCCGTCAACAAAGTTACCGGGGCGCTTTTTGAACGCTTTCCGACACCGTTAGCGTTTGCTGAGTCTTCTCCCGAAGAGATTGAGCCCTACATCAAGTCGATTGGATTATATCGAAACAAAGCTAAACATCTGTACATCTGTGCAAACCAACTTGTGCGCGATTTTAACAGTGAAGTGCCCAGCAATCGAAAGGACCTTGAATCTCTGGCAGGTGTCGGCAGAAAGACCGCAAACGTACTGCTAAGCGTTGGATTCAATATTCCAGCCTTTCCAGTGGATACACATGTCAGCCGTGTCTGTAAGCATCACAATATCGTTCCGCAAAATGCAACACCATTGGAAATCGAGAAAATCGTAACTGGTATTTTGCCAGAAGAACTGTGGAACCAAGCGCATTACTCCATCATCTTTTTCGGTCGTAATATATGTTCGCCACGTAATCCGAAGTGCGATGAATATTTACATTAA